The following coding sequences are from one Kosakonia sp. H02 window:
- the holC gene encoding DNA polymerase III subunit chi: MKNATFYLLDNDNATDGLSAVEQLVCEIAAERWRNGKRVLIACVDEQQAIRLDEALWARPAESFVPHNLAGEGPRGGAPVEIAWPQKRNSSPRDILISLRTEFADFATAFTEVIDFVPYEDSLKQLARERYKAYRVAGFNLNTATWK, translated from the coding sequence ATGAAAAATGCGACGTTCTATCTTCTGGACAATGACAACGCCACCGATGGCTTAAGCGCCGTCGAGCAACTGGTGTGTGAAATTGCCGCAGAACGTTGGCGTAATGGCAAACGCGTGCTGATTGCCTGTGTCGATGAGCAACAGGCGATTCGCCTGGATGAAGCCCTGTGGGCGCGCCCGGCAGAAAGCTTTGTGCCGCACAACCTGGCAGGTGAAGGCCCACGCGGTGGCGCACCGGTTGAAATTGCCTGGCCGCAGAAGCGCAACAGCAGCCCGCGCGATATTTTAATCAGCCTGCGCACGGAATTTGCAGATTTTGCCACCGCTTTCACAGAAGTGATAGACTTCGTCCCTTACGAAGATTCCCTGAAACAACTGGCTCGCGAGCGCTATAAAGCCTACCGCGTGGCCGGTTTCAACCTGAACACGGCAACCTGGAAATAA
- a CDS encoding valine--tRNA ligase — MEKTYNPKDIEQPLYEQWEKQGYFKPNGDESQESFCIMIPPPNVTGSLHMGHAFQQTIMDTMIRYQRMQGKNTLWQAGTDHAGIATQMVVERKIAAEEGKTRHDYGRDAFIDKIWQWKAESGGTITRQMRRLGNSVDWERERFTMDEGLSNAVKEVFVRLYKEDLIYRGKRLVNWDPKLRTAISDLEVENRESKGSMWHIRYPLADGAKTADGKDYLVVATTRPETLLGDTGVAVNPEDPRYKDLIGKFVVLPLVNRRIPIVGDEHADMEKGTGCVKITPAHDFNDYDVGRRHKLPMINILTFDGDIRESAQVYDTNGNESDVYPADIPAEFQKLERFAARKAMVAAVDALGLLEEIKPHDLTVPYGDRGGVVIEPMLTDQWYVRADVLAKPAVEAVENGDIQFVPKQYENMYFSWMRDIQDWCISRQLWWGHRIPAWYDNDGNVYVGRNEEEVRQENNLSADVALRQDDDVLDTWFSSALWTFSTLGWPENTDALRQFHPTSVMVSGFDIIFFWIARMIMMTMHFIKDENGKPQVPFKTVYMTGLIRDDEGQKMSKSKGNVIDPLDMVDGISLADLLEKRTGNMMQPQLAEKIRKRTEKQFPDGIEPHGTDALRFTLAALASTGRDINWDMKRLEGYRNFCNKLWNASRFVLMNTEDQDCGFNGGEMVLSLADRWILAEFNQTIKAYRDALDSFRFDIAAGILYEFTWNQFCDWYLELTKPVMNGGSEAELRGTRNTLVTVLEGLLRLAHPIIPFITETIWQRVKVLKGINADTIMLQPFPQYDAAQVDEQAVADTEWLKQAIVAVRNIRAEMNIAPGKPLELLLRNASAEAQRRVNDNLSFLQTLARLESITVLPADDKGPVSVTKIVDGAELLIPMAGLIDKDAELARLAKEVAKVEQEIGRIESKLGNEGFVARAPEAVIAKEREKLDGYAQTKAKLIEQQAVIAAL; from the coding sequence ATGGAAAAGACATACAACCCCAAAGATATCGAACAGCCGCTGTACGAGCAGTGGGAAAAGCAGGGCTATTTCAAACCGAACGGTGATGAAAGCCAGGAAAGCTTCTGCATCATGATCCCGCCGCCGAACGTCACCGGCAGTTTGCATATGGGCCACGCCTTCCAGCAGACCATCATGGACACCATGATCCGCTACCAGCGCATGCAGGGGAAAAACACCCTCTGGCAGGCCGGTACTGACCACGCGGGTATCGCCACCCAAATGGTGGTTGAACGTAAAATTGCCGCTGAAGAGGGGAAAACCCGCCACGACTACGGTCGCGATGCATTCATCGACAAAATCTGGCAGTGGAAAGCGGAATCTGGCGGCACCATTACCCGCCAGATGCGTCGTCTTGGCAACTCTGTGGACTGGGAGCGCGAGCGCTTCACCATGGATGAAGGTCTTTCCAACGCCGTGAAAGAAGTGTTCGTCCGCCTGTATAAAGAAGACCTGATTTACCGTGGCAAACGCCTGGTGAACTGGGATCCGAAACTGCGTACTGCGATTTCCGATCTGGAAGTGGAAAACCGCGAGTCCAAAGGCTCGATGTGGCATATCCGCTATCCGCTGGCCGACGGCGCGAAAACCGCTGACGGCAAAGATTACCTGGTTGTCGCCACTACCCGCCCGGAAACGCTGCTGGGCGATACCGGCGTGGCCGTGAACCCGGAAGATCCGCGCTATAAAGACCTGATTGGCAAATTCGTGGTGCTGCCGCTGGTTAACCGCCGTATTCCGATTGTGGGCGATGAACACGCCGATATGGAAAAAGGCACCGGCTGCGTGAAAATCACCCCGGCGCACGATTTCAACGACTACGACGTCGGCCGTCGCCATAAGCTGCCAATGATCAACATCCTGACCTTTGACGGTGATATCCGTGAAAGCGCGCAGGTGTATGACACCAACGGCAACGAATCTGACGTTTACCCGGCGGATATCCCGGCCGAGTTCCAGAAACTGGAGCGTTTTGCCGCGCGTAAAGCGATGGTTGCCGCCGTTGACGCCCTTGGCCTGCTGGAAGAGATTAAACCGCACGACCTGACCGTGCCGTACGGCGATCGTGGCGGCGTGGTTATCGAACCGATGCTCACCGATCAATGGTACGTTCGCGCAGACGTGCTGGCGAAACCGGCGGTTGAAGCGGTGGAAAACGGTGATATCCAGTTCGTGCCGAAACAGTACGAAAACATGTATTTCTCCTGGATGCGCGACATTCAGGACTGGTGTATCTCCCGCCAGTTATGGTGGGGCCACCGCATTCCGGCCTGGTACGACAACGACGGCAATGTCTATGTCGGTCGCAACGAAGAGGAAGTGCGTCAGGAAAACAACCTGTCTGCTGATGTCGCCCTGCGCCAGGACGACGACGTGCTGGATACCTGGTTCTCCTCCGCGCTGTGGACCTTCTCTACCCTCGGCTGGCCGGAAAACACCGACGCGCTGCGTCAGTTCCACCCGACCAGCGTGATGGTGAGCGGCTTCGACATTATCTTCTTCTGGATTGCGCGCATGATCATGATGACCATGCACTTCATCAAAGATGAAAACGGCAAACCGCAGGTGCCGTTTAAGACGGTCTACATGACCGGTCTGATCCGTGATGACGAAGGCCAGAAGATGTCGAAATCCAAAGGCAACGTGATTGACCCGCTGGATATGGTCGACGGTATCTCTCTGGCGGATCTACTGGAAAAACGTACCGGCAACATGATGCAGCCGCAGCTGGCGGAGAAAATCCGCAAGCGCACCGAGAAGCAGTTCCCGGACGGCATCGAGCCGCACGGCACCGACGCTCTGCGTTTCACCCTCGCAGCGCTGGCCTCGACCGGTCGCGATATCAACTGGGATATGAAGCGCCTGGAAGGTTACCGTAACTTCTGTAACAAGCTGTGGAACGCCAGCCGCTTTGTGCTGATGAACACCGAAGATCAGGACTGCGGCTTCAACGGCGGCGAAATGGTGCTGTCACTCGCGGATCGCTGGATCCTGGCGGAATTCAACCAGACCATCAAAGCCTACCGTGACGCGCTGGATAGCTTCCGCTTCGATATTGCAGCGGGCATTCTGTATGAGTTCACCTGGAACCAGTTCTGCGACTGGTATCTGGAGCTGACCAAGCCGGTGATGAACGGCGGCTCTGAGGCGGAACTGCGCGGCACGCGCAATACGCTGGTAACGGTGCTGGAAGGCCTGCTGCGTCTGGCGCATCCGATCATTCCGTTTATCACCGAAACCATCTGGCAGCGCGTGAAAGTGCTGAAAGGCATCAACGCCGATACCATCATGTTGCAGCCGTTCCCGCAGTACGATGCGGCGCAGGTTGACGAGCAAGCGGTAGCGGATACCGAATGGCTGAAACAGGCGATCGTTGCGGTGCGTAATATCCGCGCCGAAATGAACATCGCGCCGGGCAAACCGCTGGAGCTGCTGCTGCGTAACGCCAGTGCCGAAGCGCAGCGTCGCGTGAATGACAACCTGAGCTTCCTGCAAACCCTGGCGCGTCTGGAGAGCATCACCGTGCTGCCCGCCGACGACAAAGGCCCGGTTTCGGTGACCAAGATCGTTGATGGTGCAGAGCTGCTGATCCCGATGGCCGGTCTTATCGACAAAGACGCTGAACTGGCGCGTCTGGCGAAAGAAGTGGCGAAAGTCGAGCAGGAAATTGGCCGCATCGAAAGCAAGCTGGGCAACGAAGGCTTTGTCGCCCGCGCACCGGAAGCGGTAATTGCCAAAGAGCGTGAGAAGCTGGACGGCTACGCGCAAACCAAAGCGAAGCTGATTGAGCAGCAGGCGGTTATCGCCGCGCTGTAA
- a CDS encoding DUF898 family protein — translation MTSETHGSVTAPVRHFLFQGSGKGYFMVWLVNILLTLITLGLYLPWALIRARRYFYAHTELDGARFSYHATGRSIFVGWLCLLALYVIFFINVAHQNVGLQLCMMALFVLFFPWLITQGLRYQMLMTEINGARFNFYASPLRAWWVMMGCPILIIIASVVVFSLFTSSAMSSTSFGAIFTIMGIGSLVLLLGVAIMQGVFTAQWFGMLVNNLQYGKLKFSGTFSLKKCITIVVLAMLLYVPFIALSLYLVVPAFFMMPQYAYAVDGDPQQLAMLMGPFYGKLMLSYLVYILGAVVCFIFAFVKLRTYLYSQLVLEGDIRFSSTVTVGRMLWISLGNMLACVVTLFLAWPWAKVRMTRYLLENTHVHGFLDALTLENHGVQPAKDPANLLARGLSFYPAAF, via the coding sequence ATGACTTCCGAAACTCATGGTTCCGTGACGGCTCCCGTGCGCCATTTTCTCTTTCAGGGCAGCGGGAAAGGCTATTTCATGGTATGGCTGGTCAATATTCTGCTTACCCTGATAACGCTGGGGTTATATTTGCCCTGGGCGTTAATCCGCGCGCGTCGTTATTTCTACGCGCATACTGAACTCGACGGCGCGCGTTTTTCTTATCACGCCACCGGCCGTTCGATTTTTGTCGGTTGGCTCTGTCTGCTCGCGTTATATGTGATTTTCTTTATTAACGTGGCGCATCAAAACGTAGGCCTGCAACTGTGCATGATGGCCTTATTTGTCCTCTTTTTCCCGTGGCTGATTACCCAGGGCCTGCGCTATCAAATGCTGATGACGGAAATCAACGGTGCGCGCTTTAACTTCTACGCCAGCCCGCTGCGCGCATGGTGGGTGATGATGGGCTGCCCGATTCTGATTATTATCGCCTCGGTGGTGGTGTTCTCTCTCTTTACCTCTTCAGCAATGAGTAGCACCTCATTCGGCGCTATTTTCACGATCATGGGGATTGGCTCGCTGGTATTACTGCTGGGCGTTGCCATTATGCAGGGCGTCTTTACTGCGCAGTGGTTTGGCATGCTGGTGAATAATTTGCAGTACGGCAAACTGAAATTCTCCGGCACATTTTCCCTGAAAAAGTGCATCACCATTGTGGTGCTGGCAATGCTGCTGTATGTGCCGTTTATCGCGCTGTCGTTGTATCTGGTTGTTCCGGCCTTCTTTATGATGCCGCAATATGCCTACGCGGTAGATGGCGACCCGCAGCAGTTAGCGATGCTGATGGGACCTTTCTACGGCAAATTAATGCTGAGTTATCTGGTTTATATTCTCGGCGCCGTGGTGTGTTTTATTTTCGCTTTCGTAAAACTGCGCACTTACCTCTATAGCCAACTGGTGCTGGAAGGCGACATTCGTTTCTCCTCGACCGTGACTGTAGGACGTATGTTGTGGATTTCTCTTGGCAATATGCTGGCTTGCGTTGTGACGCTGTTTCTGGCGTGGCCGTGGGCGAAAGTGCGTATGACGCGCTACTTGCTGGAAAACACCCATGTGCATGGCTTTCTGGATGCGCTGACGCTGGAAAACCACGGTGTACAACCGGCGAAAGATCCGGCGAACCTGCTGGCTCGCGGATTATCGTTTTATCCAGCGGCGTTTTAA
- a CDS encoding GNAT family N-acetyltransferase has protein sequence MNVTAPVEVKLRRITQADNAAIASVIRQVSAEYGLTADKGYTVADPELDELYQLYSREGCAYWVVEQNGEVVGGGGVAPLKCSDADICELQKMYFLPTARGQGLAKKLALMALEHAKNNGFTRCYLETTAFLTDAIGLYEHLGFEHIDGPLGCTGHVDCEVRMLKAL, from the coding sequence ATGAATGTGACCGCTCCGGTAGAGGTAAAATTGCGCCGCATTACGCAAGCCGATAATGCAGCAATCGCCTCTGTGATCCGCCAGGTATCTGCGGAATATGGCCTTACCGCCGATAAAGGCTACACCGTGGCCGACCCGGAACTGGACGAGCTTTATCAGCTTTACAGCCGCGAGGGTTGTGCTTACTGGGTTGTCGAACAAAACGGTGAAGTCGTGGGCGGCGGCGGTGTGGCACCGCTCAAATGCAGCGACGCGGATATTTGCGAATTACAAAAGATGTACTTCCTGCCCACTGCGCGCGGCCAGGGTCTGGCAAAGAAACTGGCGTTGATGGCGCTCGAACACGCCAAAAATAACGGTTTTACCCGCTGTTACCTCGAAACCACCGCGTTTTTAACCGACGCCATTGGCCTGTATGAGCACCTTGGCTTTGAGCATATCGACGGGCCGCTGGGCTGCACCGGCCATGTAGATTGCGAAGTGCGCATGTTAAAAGCGCTGTAA
- the rraB gene encoding ribonuclease E inhibitor RraB codes for MANPEHLEEQREETRLIIEELLEDGSDPDALYTIEHHLSADDLETLEKAAIEAFKLGYEVTEPEELELDEGEIVICCDILSESALNADLIDAQVEQLLNLAEKFDVEYDGWGTYYEDPNGEDGEDGDDDEDYVDEEDDGVRH; via the coding sequence ATGGCAAACCCTGAACACCTGGAAGAGCAGCGCGAAGAAACGCGTTTGATTATTGAAGAGTTGCTGGAAGACGGCAGCGATCCTGATGCGCTGTACACCATTGAACATCACCTGTCGGCAGATGATTTAGAAACGCTGGAAAAAGCAGCTATAGAGGCCTTCAAACTGGGTTACGAAGTGACCGAGCCGGAAGAGCTGGAGCTGGATGAAGGCGAAATTGTTATCTGCTGTGACATTCTTAGCGAAAGCGCGCTGAATGCGGACCTGATTGACGCGCAGGTTGAGCAGTTGCTCAATTTGGCCGAGAAATTCGACGTTGAATACGACGGGTGGGGAACCTACTACGAAGATCCGAACGGCGAAGATGGCGAAGACGGTGATGATGACGAAGATTACGTTGACGAAGAAGATGACGGTGTCCGTCACTGA
- the argF gene encoding ornithine carbamoyltransferase, translating into MSAFYQKHFLKLLDFTPAEIHSLLQLASQLKTDKKKGQEVQKLTGKNIALIFEKDSTRTRCSFEVAAFDQGARVTYLGPSGSQIGHKESIKDTARVLGRMYDGIQYRGYGQEIVETLAQYAGVPVWNGLTNEFHPTQLLADLLTMREHLPGTAFNQMTLVYAGDARNNMGNSMLEAAALVGLDLRLVAPKACWPESSLVAECRALAVKNGGNILLTDDIATGVKDADFIYTDVWLSMGEAKEKWAERIELLRPYQVNSKMLSLTGNPQVKFLHCLPAFHDDQTTLGKKMAQEFGLHGGMEVTDEVFESPASVVFDQAENRMHTIKAVMVATLSQ; encoded by the coding sequence ATGTCTGCGTTTTATCAGAAACATTTTTTGAAACTGCTCGATTTTACGCCCGCTGAAATCCACTCTCTGCTGCAACTCGCCTCGCAACTGAAGACCGACAAGAAAAAAGGCCAGGAAGTCCAGAAACTTACCGGCAAAAACATCGCGCTCATCTTCGAAAAAGACTCAACCCGTACACGATGCTCTTTCGAAGTTGCCGCATTCGATCAAGGCGCTCGCGTCACTTACCTCGGCCCAAGCGGCAGCCAAATCGGCCATAAAGAATCGATCAAAGATACCGCCCGCGTTTTAGGCCGCATGTATGACGGTATTCAGTATCGCGGTTACGGCCAGGAGATTGTCGAAACGCTGGCGCAATACGCGGGCGTACCGGTATGGAACGGCTTAACCAACGAGTTTCACCCCACCCAGTTGCTGGCGGATCTGCTGACCATGCGCGAACACTTGCCGGGCACCGCGTTTAATCAGATGACGCTCGTTTACGCCGGAGATGCGCGCAACAACATGGGTAACTCGATGCTGGAAGCCGCTGCGCTGGTGGGGCTTGATTTGCGCCTTGTCGCGCCAAAAGCCTGCTGGCCGGAATCAAGCCTGGTGGCGGAATGCCGGGCGCTGGCGGTGAAAAACGGCGGCAATATTCTGCTGACGGACGATATCGCAACAGGCGTGAAAGACGCCGATTTCATCTACACCGATGTCTGGCTGTCAATGGGCGAAGCCAAAGAGAAGTGGGCGGAGCGTATCGAACTGCTGCGGCCTTATCAGGTCAACAGCAAAATGCTGTCGCTGACCGGCAACCCGCAGGTGAAATTCCTCCACTGCCTGCCAGCGTTTCATGACGACCAAACGACGCTGGGTAAAAAGATGGCGCAAGAGTTTGGTCTGCACGGCGGCATGGAAGTGACAGATGAAGTGTTCGAATCCCCGGCAAGCGTGGTGTTCGATCAGGCGGAAAACCGTATGCACACCATCAAAGCGGTGATGGTGGCAACGCTCAGCCAATAA
- a CDS encoding YhcH/YjgK/YiaL family protein, whose translation MIVGNIHNLQSWLPTELRQAIEHIKQHVTDATPTGKHDIDGSRLFYLVSEDMTQPFAERRAEYHARYLDIQIVLKGKEGMAFSTQPAGVPDTDWLADKDIAFLPQGEQEKTVVLSEGDFVVFYPGEVHKPLCAVNAPAQVRKVVVKLLVA comes from the coding sequence ATGATCGTTGGCAATATTCATAACCTGCAATCCTGGCTGCCGACAGAGCTGCGCCAGGCAATTGAACATATTAAGCAGCACGTGACCGACGCTACGCCGACCGGCAAGCACGACATTGACGGCAGCCGCCTGTTTTATCTGGTGTCGGAAGATATGACGCAGCCGTTTGCCGAGCGCCGCGCCGAGTATCACGCGCGTTATCTTGATATCCAGATTGTCCTGAAAGGTAAAGAAGGAATGGCCTTCAGCACCCAGCCTGCGGGCGTGCCGGATACCGACTGGCTGGCCGATAAAGACATCGCGTTTTTACCGCAGGGCGAGCAGGAAAAAACCGTGGTGCTGAGCGAAGGGGATTTTGTGGTGTTCTATCCGGGTGAAGTGCATAAACCGCTGTGCGCGGTGAATGCCCCGGCACAGGTGCGCAAAGTGGTAGTCAAACTGTTAGTGGCCTGA
- the arcA gene encoding arginine deiminase: MEKHYVGSEIGQLRSVMLHRPNLSLKRLTPSNCQELLFDDVLSVERAGEEHDVFANTLREQGVEVLLLTDLLTQTLDIAEAKAWLLEVQISDYRLGPAFAADVRGWLADMSHRELARRLSGGLTYGEIPAFIKNMVVDTHTANDFIMKPLPNHLFTRDTSCWIYNGVSINPMAKPARQRETNNLRAIYRWHPAFADGEFIKYFGDENINYDHATLEGGDVLVLGRGAVLIGLSERTTPQGVEFLATSLFKHRQAERVVVVELPKHRSCMHLDTVMTHIDLDTFSVYPEVVRQDAHCWTLTPDGRGGLQRTQETDLLHAIEKALGIDQVRLITTGGDAFEAEREQWNDANNVLTLRPGVVVGYERNTWTNEKYDKAGITVLPIPGDELGRGRGGARCMSCPLERDGI; this comes from the coding sequence ATGGAAAAGCACTACGTCGGTTCTGAAATAGGTCAATTGCGTAGCGTGATGCTGCACCGCCCGAATTTAAGTCTGAAACGCTTAACACCGTCGAATTGTCAGGAGTTGCTGTTTGACGATGTGTTATCCGTTGAGCGCGCCGGTGAAGAGCATGATGTATTCGCAAACACGCTGCGCGAGCAGGGTGTGGAGGTCCTGCTGTTAACCGATCTTCTGACACAAACCCTTGATATAGCAGAAGCCAAAGCCTGGTTATTAGAGGTGCAAATCTCGGATTATCGCCTTGGGCCAGCCTTCGCCGCAGACGTGCGCGGCTGGCTGGCGGATATGTCTCACCGCGAGCTGGCCCGGCGACTGAGTGGCGGTCTGACCTACGGCGAAATTCCGGCATTTATTAAAAATATGGTCGTCGATACCCACACGGCGAATGATTTTATTATGAAGCCGCTGCCCAATCATTTATTTACCCGGGATACCTCGTGCTGGATATATAACGGCGTGTCGATTAATCCGATGGCAAAACCGGCCCGCCAGCGTGAAACCAATAATCTGCGCGCGATATATCGCTGGCACCCCGCCTTCGCCGATGGCGAATTTATTAAATACTTCGGCGACGAAAATATTAATTATGACCACGCCACCTTAGAAGGCGGCGATGTATTAGTGCTTGGCCGTGGCGCGGTATTAATTGGCCTCTCTGAACGTACCACGCCGCAGGGCGTTGAATTCCTGGCAACCAGCCTGTTCAAACACCGCCAGGCCGAGCGCGTGGTGGTGGTTGAGCTGCCAAAACACCGCTCCTGTATGCATCTCGACACCGTGATGACCCATATCGATCTTGATACCTTCTCGGTCTATCCCGAAGTTGTCCGCCAGGATGCGCACTGCTGGACGCTGACCCCGGACGGGCGCGGCGGCCTGCAACGCACTCAGGAAACCGACTTACTGCACGCCATTGAGAAAGCGCTCGGCATTGATCAGGTGCGCCTTATCACCACCGGCGGCGACGCCTTCGAAGCCGAACGCGAACAGTGGAACGATGCTAACAACGTGCTCACCCTGCGCCCTGGCGTGGTAGTGGGCTACGAGCGCAACACCTGGACCAACGAAAAATACGACAAAGCCGGGATAACCGTGCTGCCAATACCGGGCGATGAACTGGGGCGCGGGCGCGGCGGCGCACGCTGCATGAGCTGCCCGCTGGAACGCGACGGCATTTAA
- the arcC gene encoding carbamate kinase, which translates to MERKPTLVVALGGNALLKRGEPLEASLQRQNIELAARTIAGLTAQWRVVLVHGNGPQVGLLALQNSAYDKVTPYPLDILGAESQGMIGYMLQQALKNSLPQREVSVLLTQVEVDPADPAFSNPTKYIGPVYSDAQAQALKQEKGWLFKADGPYFRRVVPSPQPKRIIESDAIRALIARDHLVICNGGGGVPVVENASGYHGIEAVIDKDLSAALLARQIEADALLILTDADAVYLDWGKPTQRPLAQVTPEMLRGMQFDAGSMGPKVAACRQFVETCHGIAGIGALADGPAILAGDKGTLIRH; encoded by the coding sequence ATGGAAAGAAAACCCACCCTGGTTGTCGCCCTCGGCGGCAATGCGCTGCTCAAACGCGGTGAGCCGCTGGAAGCCAGCCTTCAACGCCAGAACATTGAACTGGCGGCGCGCACTATCGCCGGGCTGACCGCGCAGTGGCGCGTGGTGCTGGTGCACGGCAACGGGCCGCAGGTCGGTCTGCTGGCGCTGCAAAACAGCGCCTACGACAAAGTGACGCCCTACCCGCTCGACATTCTCGGTGCTGAAAGCCAGGGAATGATCGGCTACATGCTGCAACAGGCGCTGAAAAACAGCCTGCCGCAGCGGGAAGTGAGCGTGCTACTGACGCAAGTGGAAGTCGACCCCGCCGATCCGGCCTTCAGCAACCCGACCAAATACATCGGCCCGGTCTACAGCGACGCGCAGGCCCAGGCGCTCAAACAGGAAAAAGGCTGGCTATTCAAGGCCGACGGCCCCTATTTCCGCCGCGTCGTTCCCTCCCCGCAGCCAAAACGCATTATCGAAAGTGACGCCATTCGCGCCCTGATCGCCCGCGATCATCTGGTGATTTGCAATGGCGGTGGCGGCGTGCCGGTGGTGGAAAACGCCAGCGGTTACCACGGTATCGAAGCGGTTATCGACAAAGATCTCTCCGCAGCACTGTTAGCGCGGCAGATAGAAGCAGACGCCCTGCTGATCCTGACCGATGCCGACGCGGTATACCTCGACTGGGGAAAACCGACGCAGCGCCCGCTCGCGCAGGTCACGCCGGAAATGCTACGCGGTATGCAGTTTGACGCCGGTTCGATGGGGCCGAAAGTCGCCGCCTGCCGCCAGTTTGTCGAAACCTGCCACGGCATCGCCGGGATCGGCGCGCTGGCCGATGGCCCGGCCATTCTTGCCGGGGACAAAGGCACTCTGATTCGTCATTGA
- the argF gene encoding ornithine carbamoyltransferase: MSINLKKRNFLKLLDYTPAEIQYLIDLAIQLKADKKAGREKQTLTGKNIALIFEKTSTRTRCAFEVGAFDQGAQVTYLGPVGSQIGHKESMKDTARVLGRMYDGIEYRGYGQQIVEELGEYAGVPVWNGLTNEFHPTQILADLMTMLEHAPGKGLADLAFAYLGDARNNMGNSLMVGAAKMGMDIRLVAPKSFWPEEALVAQCRAIASKTGARIMLTEDVEEGVRGVDFLYTDVWVSMGEPKEAWSTRVSLMKPYQVNGAVVKATGNPNVKFMHCLPAFHNEHTKVGSEIEMAYGLKGLEVTEEVFESPNSIVFDEAENRMHTIKAVMVATLGV, encoded by the coding sequence ATGAGCATCAACCTGAAAAAACGTAACTTTCTCAAACTGCTGGACTACACCCCGGCGGAGATCCAGTACCTGATCGATCTTGCGATCCAGCTTAAAGCCGACAAAAAAGCCGGGCGCGAGAAACAAACTCTGACAGGCAAAAACATCGCGCTGATTTTTGAGAAAACCTCCACCCGCACCCGCTGCGCCTTTGAAGTTGGCGCGTTCGATCAGGGTGCGCAGGTGACCTATCTCGGCCCGGTCGGTTCGCAAATTGGTCACAAAGAGTCGATGAAAGACACCGCCCGCGTGCTGGGTCGCATGTATGACGGCATCGAATACCGCGGCTACGGCCAGCAGATTGTGGAAGAGCTGGGTGAATACGCGGGCGTGCCGGTGTGGAACGGCTTAACCAACGAGTTTCACCCGACACAAATCCTGGCCGACCTGATGACCATGCTGGAGCACGCGCCGGGCAAAGGGCTGGCGGATCTCGCTTTCGCTTATCTGGGCGATGCGCGCAACAACATGGGCAACTCACTGATGGTGGGCGCGGCGAAAATGGGCATGGATATCCGCCTGGTCGCACCGAAATCGTTCTGGCCGGAAGAGGCGCTCGTTGCACAGTGCCGCGCCATCGCCAGTAAAACCGGCGCACGCATCATGCTCACTGAAGATGTAGAAGAAGGCGTGCGGGGTGTCGATTTTCTCTACACCGATGTCTGGGTGTCGATGGGCGAGCCGAAAGAGGCCTGGTCAACGCGCGTCAGCCTGATGAAACCCTACCAGGTTAACGGTGCGGTGGTGAAAGCTACCGGCAACCCGAACGTCAAATTTATGCACTGCCTGCCCGCCTTTCATAACGAGCACACCAAAGTCGGCAGCGAAATCGAGATGGCGTACGGGCTAAAAGGGCTGGAAGTGACCGAAGAGGTCTTCGAATCGCCCAACTCTATTGTTTTTGACGAAGCCGAAAACCGGATGCACACCATCAAAGCGGTCATGGTGGCAACACTCGGCGTCTAA